One window of the Shewanella khirikhana genome contains the following:
- the sbcB gene encoding exodeoxyribonuclease I, with amino-acid sequence MEHYIQPTIFWHDYETFGASPAKDRPAQFAGVRTDLDLNIIEEPETFYCRIAPDYLPAPEAILITGITPQLANRQGLPETEFMGRIQAIFSRPNTCVAGYNSLRFDDEVTRHGFYRNFIDPYGREWQQGNSRWDIIDLVRACYALRPDGINWPEKEDGSPSFKLEHLTAANGLGHDKAHDAMSDVYATIALARLIKEKQPKLYDYYFRLRRKQAVAEQIDVLAMQPLVHISSKIPAAQGCATLISPVAHHMRNKNAVICVNLAMDIQPLIDLDVEALRARLYTKREDLASDELPVPVKQIHLNKCPFIATAKTLDDANAERLGIDKAFAREQYKRLKQHPEIREKLTALFDDEPQNISADTDYMLYSGGFFSPADRAKMDIIRATAPEHLAALELQFDDTRLPEMLFRYRARNYPLTLSYDENLRWREFCQGRLSDPDYVIRLENLLEETAKDEKKQKLLGALCQYLQSL; translated from the coding sequence ATGGAGCATTACATTCAGCCCACGATCTTCTGGCACGATTACGAAACTTTCGGCGCCAGTCCCGCCAAGGACAGGCCAGCGCAATTTGCCGGTGTCAGAACCGATCTGGATCTGAATATCATTGAGGAGCCGGAAACCTTTTATTGCCGTATCGCGCCCGACTATCTGCCTGCCCCCGAAGCTATTCTTATTACCGGGATTACGCCCCAGCTGGCCAATCGTCAGGGCTTGCCTGAAACCGAGTTTATGGGTCGCATTCAAGCCATCTTCAGCCGCCCTAACACCTGCGTTGCCGGTTACAACTCGCTGCGGTTTGATGATGAAGTAACCCGCCACGGTTTTTATCGTAACTTTATCGACCCCTACGGCCGCGAATGGCAACAGGGCAATTCCCGCTGGGATATCATCGACCTGGTTCGCGCCTGCTACGCCCTGCGCCCCGATGGTATTAACTGGCCCGAAAAAGAAGATGGCAGCCCCAGCTTTAAGCTCGAGCATTTGACCGCGGCCAATGGCCTTGGCCACGACAAAGCCCACGATGCCATGTCGGACGTGTATGCCACCATCGCCCTCGCCCGCCTTATCAAGGAAAAGCAGCCCAAGCTGTATGATTACTATTTCCGCTTAAGGCGCAAACAGGCTGTGGCCGAGCAAATTGACGTGCTGGCGATGCAGCCGCTGGTGCACATCAGCTCAAAAATCCCGGCAGCTCAGGGCTGTGCCACGCTTATCTCCCCTGTCGCGCACCATATGCGCAATAAAAATGCGGTGATATGCGTAAATCTTGCCATGGACATTCAACCACTTATCGATTTGGATGTAGAGGCGCTGCGTGCAAGGCTTTATACCAAACGGGAAGACCTCGCCAGTGACGAGCTGCCGGTGCCGGTTAAGCAAATTCATTTAAATAAGTGCCCCTTTATTGCCACGGCCAAGACCTTGGATGACGCCAATGCCGAGCGGCTTGGTATTGATAAGGCCTTTGCCCGCGAGCAGTACAAACGCTTGAAACAACATCCGGAAATTCGTGAAAAGCTCACTGCACTGTTCGATGACGAGCCGCAAAATATCAGTGCCGACACCGATTATATGCTCTACAGTGGCGGTTTTTTCAGTCCGGCCGATCGCGCCAAGATGGACATCATCCGAGCCACCGCCCCTGAGCATCTGGCCGCCCTCGAGCTGCAATTCGATGATACCCGCCTGCCGGAAATGCTGTTTCGTTATCGTGCCCGCAACTATCCGCTCACCTTGTCCTATGATGAAAACTTGCGCTGGCGTGAGTTTTGCCAGGGTCGCCTCAGCGATCCGGATTATGTTATCCGCCTGGAAAACCTGCTTGAAGAAACCGCCAAGGATGAAAAAAAGCAAAAGCTTCTTGGGGCTTTGTGTCAGTATCTTCAATCGCTCTAA
- the cdd gene encoding cytidine deaminase, with protein sequence MQDRFVRRINELPKELADALMPMLGEHFCGHLDAQQVKHLCDVSGLDSHGLGLALLPIAAALAKPPVSDFYVGAIAVGSGGDFYMGANLELQGEALFHSVHAEQSAISHAWLSGETHISDIIVNASPCGHCRQFMNELVDGQAIRIHLPGQDTAPLSHYLPYAFGPTDLNITTPLLTKQQTELELESDDPLLIEALDHAGLSYAPYSQCHAAVVLQTQDGASFCGRYAENAAFNPSMLPMQMALSALVRHNRDFSDIKRAVLLESSQGKISLVGATMDALHAVAAVELEHIVVDPV encoded by the coding sequence ATGCAAGACAGATTTGTCCGCCGGATAAACGAACTGCCCAAGGAGCTTGCCGACGCGCTTATGCCTATGCTGGGCGAGCACTTTTGTGGGCATTTGGATGCGCAGCAGGTCAAGCATCTTTGTGATGTCTCCGGCCTCGACAGCCATGGGTTGGGACTGGCGCTGTTACCCATCGCAGCAGCCCTTGCCAAGCCACCTGTGAGTGACTTTTACGTGGGCGCCATTGCCGTAGGCAGCGGCGGCGACTTTTACATGGGGGCCAATCTTGAGCTTCAGGGCGAGGCACTATTTCACTCGGTGCACGCCGAGCAAAGTGCCATCAGTCACGCCTGGCTTAGCGGTGAGACCCACATCAGCGACATCATAGTGAACGCCAGCCCCTGCGGCCATTGTCGCCAGTTTATGAATGAACTGGTTGATGGTCAGGCCATTCGCATTCACCTGCCTGGGCAGGATACTGCGCCGCTGAGTCACTACCTGCCCTATGCCTTTGGGCCGACAGATCTCAACATAACCACCCCGCTGCTTACCAAGCAACAAACCGAACTTGAGCTCGAAAGCGATGACCCCTTACTGATTGAAGCCCTTGATCATGCTGGGTTATCTTACGCGCCATACAGCCAGTGCCACGCTGCAGTGGTGCTGCAAACCCAAGATGGCGCCAGCTTCTGTGGCCGTTACGCCGAAAACGCTGCCTTCAACCCGTCGATGTTGCCGATGCAAATGGCGCTGTCAGCGCTGGTGCGACACAACCGTGACTTCAGCGACATCAAGCGGGCCGTGCTGCTCGAGTCATCTCAGGGCAAAATCTCTCTGGTCGGCGCCACCATGGACGCACTGCACGCCGTAGCCGCGGTCGAGCTTGAGCACATAGTGGTTGACCCTGTGTAA
- a CDS encoding NAD(P)-dependent oxidoreductase, whose protein sequence is MAKVAFLGLGVMGYPMAGHLVKAGHQVTVYNRTTAKAEAWVKQFGGAIALTPKLAAQDQGIVFTCVGNDKDLHQVVLGDEGVIHGLKPGAVLVDHTTASADIAREIGTALTAQGLGFIDAPVSGGQAGAENGVLTVMAGGDEAVFNQVKDVIMSYARCAELLGETGAGQLTKMVNQICIAGVVQGLAEALHFARSAGLDGEKVVEVISKGAAQSWQMENRYKSMWAGEYNFGFAIDWMRKDLGIALEEARRNGSHLPLTALVDQFYSEVQGMGGNRWDTSSLLARLEKSRK, encoded by the coding sequence ATGGCAAAAGTGGCATTTCTCGGACTGGGGGTGATGGGATATCCCATGGCCGGACATTTGGTTAAGGCCGGTCACCAGGTGACTGTGTATAACCGCACCACCGCCAAGGCAGAAGCCTGGGTTAAGCAGTTTGGTGGCGCCATCGCGCTGACACCAAAGCTCGCGGCGCAAGATCAGGGCATCGTTTTTACCTGTGTCGGCAACGATAAAGACCTGCACCAGGTTGTGCTTGGCGATGAGGGGGTTATTCATGGCCTTAAGCCTGGTGCAGTGCTGGTTGACCACACCACAGCGTCGGCCGACATTGCCCGCGAGATTGGCACTGCGCTGACTGCTCAAGGTTTGGGTTTTATCGATGCACCCGTGTCCGGCGGTCAGGCCGGCGCCGAAAATGGCGTACTGACAGTGATGGCTGGCGGCGATGAAGCCGTGTTTAATCAGGTAAAAGACGTCATCATGAGCTACGCCCGCTGCGCTGAGCTTTTGGGCGAAACCGGTGCCGGTCAGCTCACCAAGATGGTGAACCAAATCTGTATCGCAGGTGTGGTGCAGGGCCTTGCCGAAGCACTGCATTTTGCCCGCAGTGCAGGTCTTGATGGTGAAAAGGTGGTGGAAGTCATCAGCAAAGGTGCGGCTCAAAGCTGGCAGATGGAAAATCGCTACAAATCCATGTGGGCCGGTGAGTACAACTTCGGATTCGCCATCGACTGGATGCGCAAAGACTTAGGTATCGCCCTGGAAGAAGCTCGTCGTAACGGTTCGCACCTGCCGCTCACGGCTTTGGTGGATCAGTTCTACTCCGAAGTGCAGGGTATGGGCGGCAACCGCTGGGATACCTCAAGCCTGCTCGCCCGCCTCGAAAAAAGCCGCAAATAA
- a CDS encoding FGGY-family carbohydrate kinase translates to MSETTYYLALDYGTQSTRALVFDCRGNPIAIASVANQNCKAGQAAKAAVQDGDYCYGQLVAACRKLFAEHGLSPAQIVAVTLTTQRACTLLMDNRGKAQSDVFMWSDRRMVEGMLSPMSWFYRLGFWVSGMTGRIDYLRRAAKINLIRELFPGKVDGSDKIGLLSGYLLSRLGGKLLDSTVSQVAYLPFDYPIQTFAAKWSWRWQALGCKPSQMLPLIDAARQIGTVTDGFAELTGLKPGTALVSAGADKACEAYANGAGEPGVLSLSLGSAATVTLGTHRYFEVFRYAPAFPGLEPGSFMPEVQLERGFWLLSWALDEFGASDRAEASALGLSPEAYVMKAIAEIPPGADGLMLCPYWAQGVIYPGPEASGIVAGFRPEHTRAHLYRALIEGVLMTLARGARLLVAKSGEPVRLIRVSGGGSQSDLVMQLAADIFNCTTERLTVREGSGLGAAMCAAVAMGDYPDLASARQNMAKSASRFEPEPANVACYRQLSQRHQRLYPAVKSLFKTR, encoded by the coding sequence ATGTCTGAAACCACCTATTACCTTGCCCTCGATTACGGCACCCAAAGCACCCGTGCGCTGGTGTTTGACTGCCGCGGCAATCCCATTGCCATTGCCTCCGTTGCCAACCAGAACTGTAAAGCCGGACAAGCGGCCAAAGCTGCCGTGCAGGACGGTGACTACTGCTATGGCCAACTGGTGGCGGCCTGTCGCAAGCTCTTTGCTGAACACGGCTTAAGTCCTGCGCAAATTGTCGCCGTTACTCTGACCACCCAACGCGCCTGCACCTTGCTGATGGATAACCGCGGCAAGGCCCAATCGGATGTGTTTATGTGGTCCGACAGACGCATGGTGGAAGGGATGCTTTCGCCGATGAGCTGGTTTTATCGGCTCGGCTTTTGGGTAAGCGGTATGACGGGGCGCATCGACTATTTGCGCCGGGCCGCCAAAATCAACCTGATACGCGAGCTGTTTCCCGGCAAGGTCGATGGCAGCGATAAGATTGGCCTCTTAAGTGGCTATCTGCTGAGTCGCCTTGGGGGCAAGCTGCTGGATTCAACCGTATCACAAGTGGCCTATTTGCCCTTTGACTACCCAATTCAAACCTTTGCCGCTAAGTGGAGTTGGCGCTGGCAGGCCCTTGGCTGCAAACCGTCGCAGATGCTGCCACTCATTGATGCCGCAAGACAGATAGGCACTGTTACCGATGGCTTTGCCGAGCTTACCGGTCTTAAGCCGGGCACTGCGCTGGTCAGTGCCGGTGCCGACAAGGCCTGTGAGGCCTATGCCAATGGCGCAGGTGAGCCGGGCGTGCTGTCATTGAGTCTTGGCAGCGCCGCGACCGTGACCTTAGGAACCCATCGCTATTTTGAAGTGTTTCGCTATGCGCCGGCCTTCCCGGGGCTGGAGCCGGGCAGTTTTATGCCTGAGGTGCAGCTTGAACGTGGCTTTTGGTTGCTGTCGTGGGCGCTGGATGAGTTCGGTGCCAGCGACAGGGCCGAAGCAAGCGCCCTCGGGCTGAGTCCCGAAGCCTATGTGATGAAAGCAATCGCCGAGATCCCGCCTGGCGCCGATGGCCTGATGCTGTGCCCCTACTGGGCTCAGGGCGTTATTTACCCCGGCCCGGAAGCGAGCGGTATAGTCGCCGGTTTTCGCCCTGAGCACACCCGCGCTCACCTCTACCGGGCGCTGATTGAAGGGGTGCTGATGACCCTTGCACGCGGTGCCAGACTACTGGTAGCCAAGTCCGGTGAACCCGTCAGGCTTATTCGGGTGAGTGGCGGCGGCAGTCAATCCGACCTGGTGATGCAGCTGGCGGCCGATATCTTTAACTGCACCACTGAGCGATTAACTGTGCGCGAAGGCTCTGGCTTGGGGGCTGCCATGTGCGCCGCCGTGGCCATGGGGGATTATCCAGACCTCGCCAGCGCCAGGCAAAATATGGCAAAATCGGCCAGTCGTTTTGAGCCCGAGCCCGCCAATGTCGCGTGCTACCGGCAGTTATCACAACGGCATCAACGCCTGTACCCGGCAGTAAAATCATTATTTAAAACACGCTGA
- a CDS encoding acyl-CoA thioesterase — MAGQDRHLTLRFLAEPADVNFGGKVHGGAVMKWIDLAAYACAAGWSGKYCITAYAGGIRFVKPIHVGNIVEVSAKVIYTGNSSMHIGIDVRAGDPKVSERQLTTHCIVIMVAVDDAGNPTPVPEWVPQSEEDKALRDSAIRLMEMRKKIGTEMAAHVAP, encoded by the coding sequence ATGGCCGGACAAGACAGGCACCTGACCTTACGTTTTCTCGCAGAGCCCGCCGATGTGAATTTCGGTGGCAAGGTTCACGGCGGCGCCGTGATGAAGTGGATTGACCTTGCAGCCTACGCCTGCGCGGCAGGGTGGAGCGGCAAGTATTGCATTACCGCCTATGCCGGAGGCATTCGCTTCGTCAAACCCATCCATGTGGGCAATATTGTTGAGGTGAGTGCCAAGGTGATTTACACCGGCAACAGCTCGATGCATATCGGCATTGATGTGCGGGCAGGGGATCCCAAGGTCTCCGAGCGTCAACTGACCACTCACTGCATTGTGATCATGGTGGCGGTGGATGATGCCGGTAACCCAACCCCTGTGCCTGAGTGGGTGCCGCAATCCGAAGAAGACAAGGCGCTGCGGGACTCGGCTATCCGGCTGATGGAAATGCGCAAAAAAATCGGTACCGAAATGGCCGCCCACGTTGCGCCCTGA
- the fabF gene encoding beta-ketoacyl-ACP synthase II: MTKRRVVITGLGLVTPVGNDVDSTWKALLAGQSGVAPITKFDASEFATRFSASVKDFDVEQYLSKKDARKMDLFIQYGMAAGIQAIRDAGLDMEKEDPTRVGTAIGAGMGGMWLIEAGHSALMAGGPRKISPFFVPSTIINMIAGHLSIMYGMRGPNFAVTTACTTGVHNIGFAARSIAYGDADVMVAGGAEDVTCPLGVGGFNAAKALSTRNDDPQAASRPWDRDRDGFVIGDGAGVLVMEEYEHAKARGAKIYAELVGFGMSGDAFHMTSPPEDGAGAALAMTNALKDSGLALESIGYINAHGTSTPAGDKAEAAAVKSVFGDHAYKLMVSSTKSMTGHLLGAAGAVEAIFTILALKDGAVPPTINLDNPDEGCDLDFVPHEARQTSFEYALCNSFGFGGTNGSLLLKKM; this comes from the coding sequence GTGACAAAACGTCGCGTAGTGATAACCGGTCTGGGACTGGTAACCCCGGTCGGTAATGATGTTGATTCCACCTGGAAGGCGCTGCTCGCCGGTCAGAGTGGTGTGGCGCCCATCACCAAGTTTGACGCCAGTGAATTTGCGACCCGTTTCAGCGCGTCGGTAAAAGACTTCGACGTCGAGCAGTATCTGTCCAAAAAAGACGCCCGCAAGATGGACCTCTTTATCCAATATGGCATGGCCGCGGGTATTCAGGCCATTCGTGACGCTGGTCTCGACATGGAAAAAGAAGACCCTACCCGCGTGGGTACCGCCATCGGTGCCGGTATGGGCGGTATGTGGCTGATTGAAGCCGGTCACTCTGCGCTGATGGCCGGTGGCCCGCGCAAGATTTCCCCCTTCTTTGTTCCCAGCACCATCATCAACATGATTGCCGGTCACCTGTCCATCATGTACGGCATGCGCGGCCCCAACTTTGCCGTGACCACTGCCTGTACCACAGGTGTACACAACATAGGTTTCGCCGCCCGCTCTATCGCCTACGGCGATGCCGACGTAATGGTAGCCGGTGGCGCCGAAGACGTGACCTGCCCGCTGGGCGTGGGTGGCTTTAACGCCGCCAAGGCACTGTCGACCCGTAATGATGACCCACAAGCAGCCAGCCGCCCATGGGATCGTGACCGCGATGGTTTTGTGATTGGTGACGGCGCTGGTGTACTTGTGATGGAAGAGTACGAGCACGCCAAGGCCCGCGGTGCCAAGATTTACGCCGAACTGGTTGGTTTTGGTATGAGCGGTGACGCATTCCACATGACCTCACCACCAGAAGACGGTGCCGGCGCCGCGCTGGCTATGACCAATGCCCTCAAAGACAGCGGCCTCGCCCTGGAGTCCATTGGTTACATCAACGCCCACGGCACCTCAACCCCAGCCGGTGACAAGGCTGAAGCAGCCGCAGTGAAGTCGGTGTTTGGCGACCACGCCTACAAGTTGATGGTCAGCTCAACCAAGTCGATGACTGGTCACTTGCTCGGTGCGGCTGGTGCAGTGGAAGCCATTTTCACCATTCTGGCGCTGAAAGACGGCGCCGTACCGCCTACCATCAACCTGGATAACCCGGATGAAGGCTGCGATCTTGACTTCGTGCCCCACGAGGCGCGTCAGACCAGCTTCGAGTATGCCCTGTGTAACTCGTTCGGTTTCGGTGGTACCAACGGCTCTTTGCTGCTGAAAAAGATGTGA
- the acpP gene encoding acyl carrier protein: MSNIEERVKKIIVEQLGVKEEDVKPSASFVDDLGADSLDTVELVMALEEEFDTEIPDEEAEKITTVQAAIDYVSKNQ; the protein is encoded by the coding sequence ATGAGCAACATCGAAGAACGTGTAAAGAAAATCATCGTTGAGCAACTGGGCGTTAAAGAAGAAGACGTTAAACCATCTGCCTCTTTCGTAGACGATCTGGGTGCCGATTCTCTGGACACTGTTGAGTTGGTAATGGCTCTGGAAGAAGAGTTTGACACCGAGATCCCTGATGAGGAAGCCGAGAAGATCACCACTGTTCAGGCAGCGATCGACTACGTTTCCAAGAATCAGTAA
- the fabD gene encoding ACP S-malonyltransferase, whose amino-acid sequence MDKFAFVFPGQGSQAVGMLADLAAEFPVVTDTFAEASAALGYDLWALVQDGPAEQLNQTQKTQPALLTASVAIWRAYQASGKPQPAVLAGHSLGEYSALVCAGVIQFADAVKLVELRGQLMQAAVPEGTGAMYAIIGLDNDAIAAACAESAQGEVVSPVNFNSPGQVVIAGNKDAVERAAAACKAAGAKMAVALPVSVPSHCSLMKGAADKLADALAAIEFSAPAIPVINNVDVQAPTDVAAIRDALVRQLYCPVRWTETVEAMAADGITHLVECGPGKVLTGLAKRINKSVSAQAVNDVASFAALTE is encoded by the coding sequence ATGGATAAATTTGCCTTTGTATTTCCAGGGCAGGGCTCGCAGGCCGTTGGCATGTTGGCCGATCTTGCTGCCGAATTTCCTGTGGTAACTGATACATTTGCCGAGGCGAGTGCCGCCCTTGGTTACGATCTGTGGGCGCTGGTGCAGGATGGCCCCGCCGAGCAGCTCAATCAAACCCAAAAGACCCAGCCTGCGCTGCTGACAGCCAGCGTGGCTATTTGGCGCGCTTACCAGGCCAGCGGCAAGCCGCAGCCTGCCGTGCTCGCCGGTCACAGCCTGGGCGAATACTCAGCGCTGGTGTGCGCCGGTGTTATCCAGTTTGCCGACGCGGTGAAGCTGGTTGAGCTGCGTGGTCAGCTGATGCAGGCTGCCGTGCCTGAGGGCACTGGTGCCATGTACGCCATTATTGGTCTGGATAACGATGCCATCGCTGCTGCCTGCGCCGAGTCTGCTCAGGGCGAAGTGGTGAGCCCGGTTAACTTCAACAGCCCAGGTCAGGTGGTGATTGCCGGTAATAAAGATGCCGTTGAGCGCGCTGCCGCGGCCTGTAAGGCCGCAGGCGCTAAAATGGCAGTGGCACTGCCAGTGAGCGTGCCATCCCACTGCAGCCTGATGAAAGGCGCGGCCGATAAGCTCGCCGATGCCCTGGCTGCCATCGAATTCAGCGCGCCTGCCATTCCAGTTATCAATAACGTGGATGTGCAGGCGCCAACCGACGTAGCCGCTATCCGCGATGCGCTGGTGCGCCAGCTTTACTGCCCGGTTCGCTGGACCGAAACTGTTGAAGCCATGGCTGCCGACGGTATTACCCATCTGGTGGAGTGTGGCCCAGGCAAGGTGCTGACCGGTCTGGCTAAGCGCATCAACAAATCTGTTTCTGCACAAGCGGTTAATGACGTAGCAAGCTTCGCTGCGCTGACCGAATAA
- a CDS encoding beta-ketoacyl-ACP synthase III, translating to MHTKILGTGSYLPAQVRSNQDLEKMVETSDQWIVERTGISERRIAAMDETVSTMGYQAALKALEMAGIQAEELDMIVCGTTSAANAFPAAACEIQALLGVHTIPAFDVAAACSGFVYALSVADQFVKTGAAKKVLVIGADVLSRLCEPEDRTTIILFGDGAGAAVVGASEEPGIINTHIYADGRQGDLLKCAFPPRLGESSEAVGFMQMKGNDVFKVAVTQLSHVVEETLRLNNVQKSEIDWLVPHQANFRIINATAKKLDMSLDKVVLTLAKHGNTSAASVPIALDEAVRDGRIQRGQLLLLEAFGAGFAWGSALVRF from the coding sequence ATGCATACAAAAATTCTTGGAACTGGCAGCTATCTGCCGGCTCAGGTGCGTAGCAATCAGGATCTGGAAAAAATGGTGGAAACCAGTGACCAGTGGATTGTTGAACGCACAGGTATTTCGGAACGCCGCATCGCTGCCATGGACGAGACTGTATCTACCATGGGTTACCAGGCCGCATTGAAAGCCCTCGAGATGGCGGGTATTCAAGCCGAAGAACTGGACATGATTGTCTGTGGTACCACCAGCGCGGCCAATGCGTTTCCGGCTGCAGCCTGTGAAATTCAGGCGCTGCTGGGCGTACACACCATTCCAGCCTTCGACGTTGCTGCAGCTTGCTCCGGTTTCGTTTACGCGCTGTCGGTTGCCGATCAGTTTGTGAAAACCGGCGCCGCCAAAAAGGTGCTGGTCATCGGTGCCGATGTGTTGTCGCGTCTGTGTGAGCCGGAAGACCGTACCACCATTATTCTGTTCGGCGATGGCGCCGGTGCCGCCGTTGTGGGTGCCAGTGAAGAGCCGGGCATCATCAATACCCATATTTACGCCGATGGTCGTCAGGGCGATTTGCTAAAATGCGCATTCCCGCCGCGTTTGGGTGAGTCCTCAGAAGCCGTGGGCTTTATGCAGATGAAGGGCAACGATGTGTTTAAGGTTGCCGTGACTCAGCTGTCCCATGTGGTGGAAGAAACCCTGCGTCTGAACAATGTGCAGAAGTCAGAGATTGACTGGCTGGTTCCCCATCAGGCGAATTTCCGCATCATCAACGCGACCGCCAAAAAGCTCGATATGAGCCTGGATAAGGTCGTACTGACACTGGCCAAACACGGTAATACTTCTGCAGCATCTGTGCCGATTGCACTGGATGAAGCGGTGCGTGATGGCCGAATCCAGCGCGGCCAGTTGCTGCTGCTCGAAGCCTTCGGTGCCGGTTTTGCCTGGGGCAGTGCGCTGGTGCGCTTCTAA
- the plsX gene encoding phosphate acyltransferase PlsX, with product MTNLTLALDAMGGDYGPQVTVPAAVQALRLHSKLSLILVGDEQQLSPLLAQADFLPSDRISIVHTTEVVRMDDKPATALRKAKNSSMRLAIELVRDGKADACVSAGNTGALMAMAKVILKTLPGVDRPALVSCLPAVSGKPVYLLDLGANVQCDYDTLFQFAVMGTVLCEAVEKIPRPKVALLNVGIEEFKGNGDVQQAAQLLQHTPQINYAGFVEGDEIYTGKVDVIVCDGFVGNITLKTSEGIARLLVHQLKQGLTQGFMVRLLARMLAPRIQKVLSQMNPDHYNGASLLGLRGIVVKSHGNADEHAYIQAISLAYTEAKRRLPEMIKDRLESILLDINS from the coding sequence ATGACGAATCTGACGCTTGCGTTGGATGCGATGGGGGGCGATTACGGCCCCCAAGTCACGGTGCCTGCGGCTGTGCAGGCACTACGACTTCACTCCAAGCTGTCACTGATCCTCGTTGGTGACGAACAACAGCTATCTCCTCTCCTCGCTCAGGCAGACTTCCTGCCAAGTGATCGTATCTCCATTGTGCATACCACCGAAGTGGTGCGTATGGACGATAAGCCTGCTACTGCCTTAAGAAAAGCCAAAAACAGCTCCATGCGTCTTGCCATTGAATTGGTGCGCGATGGCAAAGCCGATGCCTGCGTCAGCGCCGGTAACACAGGCGCGCTGATGGCCATGGCCAAAGTCATTTTAAAGACCTTGCCCGGTGTCGATAGACCGGCGCTGGTAAGCTGCCTGCCCGCGGTGAGCGGCAAGCCGGTTTACCTGCTTGACCTTGGCGCCAACGTGCAATGCGACTATGACACCCTGTTCCAGTTTGCGGTGATGGGCACAGTATTGTGCGAAGCCGTGGAAAAAATTCCCCGTCCCAAGGTGGCGCTGCTCAACGTGGGCATTGAGGAATTTAAGGGTAATGGCGATGTTCAGCAGGCTGCACAGCTATTGCAGCATACTCCTCAAATCAACTATGCCGGCTTTGTCGAAGGCGATGAAATCTACACTGGAAAAGTGGATGTCATCGTTTGTGACGGCTTTGTGGGCAACATCACGCTAAAAACCTCAGAAGGCATTGCCAGACTGCTGGTTCATCAATTAAAACAAGGCCTGACACAAGGATTCATGGTTCGGCTGCTCGCCCGCATGCTGGCGCCCCGTATACAGAAAGTGCTCAGTCAGATGAACCCCGACCACTATAACGGAGCAAGTCTGTTAGGATTGCGCGGGATAGTGGTAAAGAGCCACGGGAACGCAGACGAACACGCCTATATACAAGCAATTAGTCTTGCCTACACCGAGGCCAAACGTCGACTGCCCGAGATGATTAAAGATCGCCTCGAGTCGATTCTTTTAGATATCAATAGCTGA
- the rpmF gene encoding 50S ribosomal protein L32: protein MAVQQNKKSRSKRGMRRSHDALSTAQLSVDATSGELHLRHNVTADGYYRGKKVINK, encoded by the coding sequence ATGGCTGTACAACAGAACAAAAAATCTCGTTCAAAGCGCGGTATGCGCCGTTCACATGACGCTCTGAGCACTGCTCAGCTGTCTGTAGACGCTACCAGCGGTGAACTGCACCTGCGTCACAACGTAACCGCTGACGGTTACTATCGTGGTAAGAAGGTTATCAACAAGTAA
- the yceD gene encoding 23S rRNA accumulation protein YceD, whose translation MQTVKIPVSIDPIRAAANRLSYQGIVPSKVLKRLRELTAGDCSDVTVSLECGVDLQGIVYLKGTAVTELTLLCQRCMTLYTTEVTVDFCFSPCRTEAEIDELPDAYDPIECDEIGEVRLQQLVEDELILAMPLIPAHQNDDCNQGSQDIVVGEIEAAQEERPNPFAVLEKLKSK comes from the coding sequence ATGCAAACAGTAAAGATACCGGTTTCGATCGATCCGATCCGTGCTGCGGCAAATCGCCTGAGTTATCAGGGGATTGTACCCAGCAAGGTGTTAAAACGATTGAGAGAATTGACAGCCGGCGACTGTTCCGATGTGACAGTGTCGTTGGAATGTGGTGTTGATTTACAGGGGATAGTCTACCTGAAAGGGACGGCTGTGACGGAGCTCACTCTGTTATGTCAACGTTGCATGACACTTTATACCACTGAGGTTACGGTCGACTTTTGCTTCAGTCCTTGCCGGACAGAAGCAGAAATCGATGAGCTCCCGGATGCGTATGACCCTATTGAGTGCGATGAAATTGGCGAAGTACGTCTGCAGCAACTGGTCGAAGACGAGTTGATTTTGGCCATGCCTTTGATCCCGGCGCATCAGAATGATGATTGCAACCAGGGTTCCCAGGACATAGTCGTAGGCGAGATTGAAGCCGCTCAAGAGGAGCGTCCAAATCCGTTTGCAGTGTTAGAAAAACTGAAGAGCAAGTAA